The genome window CCACGTCGCGCACGCCCTCGCGCTTCGCCGCGGCCATGAGCTTGTTGGTGAGCACGGTCGTCACCGCCGCCTGAAACGACGCGCACACGACCGCCAGCCGGAGCCCCCTCGGGCACCCCGTGCTTCGCCACGTGCGCGGCGACCTGGGTCTTCAGGCCCGAGAAGCTGAGGTCGAGGGTCCTGGTGCTCGCCATCGGCGGCGTGAAGAGCCCGGGCTCGGGCACGGCCTCCGCGCGAGCCGGTCGATCGCCGGGCCTCCCGGGTAGCCGAGGCCGAGCAGCTTCGCGACCTTGTCGAAGGCCTCGCCGGCGGCGTCATCTCGGGTGGCGCCGAGCTCGTGACCGCCTCCGGGGTGACGCCCTCGACTCGGTAAATAGCGGTATGTCCACCGGAAACCAGCAGCGCAACGAACGGGAGCGCGGGCAAAGTCGGCGCGTCCGCGCCCCGCCGTAGCTGGCACGCGAACAGGTGCCCCACCAGGTGGTCGACCCCACGAGCAGCTTGCCGGCGGCCCAGGCGAGGCCCTTCGCGAACTGCACGCCCACGAGCAGCGCGCCCACGAGGCCCGGGCGACAGGTCACCGCCACGGCGTCCACGCTGGCGAGCGTCGCGCCCCGCCTGCTCGAGGGCCAGTGACACGACGTGAGGGGAGGTTCGTCAGGTGGTCGCGCGACGCGCGAGCTCGGGGATGACCCCACCGTACGGGGCGTGGAGCGCGACCTGGCTCTGCACGACGTCCGAGAGCACGCGGCCCTGCGCGTCGACGAGCGCGGCCGCGGTCTCGTCGCACGAGGTCTCGAGGCCGAGCACGAGCATGGGCGAGGCTCCGCCCTACTTGCAGTTGACCGACGCGAAGATGGGCACGGCCTGCGCCGTATTTCCGAGGGCGAGCGCCAGGTCGGAGCGGTCGCGGAGCGTGCTCACGAGCTTGTCGCACGCGCCTGGGCAGAAGCGCACCTTGCCGCCCTCGCTCGTCCAGCCCGTGGGCTCGGCGCAGCCCTGCGAGGGCTTGATGGAGACCGTCTGGCGGCGGACGGGATCGTAGTACGAGACCTCGGCCTTCTCGTCGATGGCCCCCTTCGGCGCGTCGTAGAGACACGAGGTGAGGTCGCGGGTCACCTGGCTGAACGCGTCGGAGCCCTTCACCTGGTCTTTGCGCGAGTCGTAGAGCTTCAGGTTGGTGCCGGCGGACGACGCCGCCTCCACGAGCTCCGGATCGGCCGGGGCCGCCGAGTCGCCGAGGAGCAGCGCGTAGGTGTTGAGCTTGCCGCGCTTGACCACGTCGACGAGCTTGGTGCCCGCGGTGCACTTGGTCGACGCGAAGTCGCGGTTGCCGAGGATGAGCACGCCCTTGCGGCTGAAGCTCGCGAAGGTCGCCTCGTTCAGCTTGGAGTAGGCTGCGTCGAGCGCGGCGTCGAGCTTCAGCGGGGTGGCGATGGGCTCGAGCACCGACTTCTTGGAGACGAAGTCGGCGATCTTCAGCGCGATGGCGGTCTGCGCCTTCAGCGCGGGCTGCAGCGGGACGTCGAGCGTGGGGAACACGCGGTTGGTGCAGTCGACGCCCTGCGGGATGATCTTCAGGCCGAGCTGGGTGGCCTCGAACGCGGGATCGGCGAGCGAGAGGCCGAGGGCGCGCGACACCGTCGTGTCGCTGTAGAAGTCGGAGAGACGCACGGAGCCGTCCAGCAGCACGAGGAGCGCGTTCGGCGTCGCCTTGATCTCGAAGGTCTGACAGACACCTTCGCGCGGCGTGACCGTCCTGGCTTCGTTGCCGGCCATCAGCTTGTTGGCCTCCTTCTCGCAGATGGGCTGCCGCTGCGACTTGGACTGGCAGAGGCCGGCGCTGAGCAGGCCGCTGATACGGTGCGCGGTGGGGTTGCCCTTGTCGTCAACACCCTGACCAAGTCGCACAGCCCGGGGGCGAGCTGAAACTGCTGGGGCTTGGCCGGGTCGGGGACGAAGTAGCCCTCGTCGGCGTCGAAATCGAGCACCTCGGCGATCTCGCCGCCGTCGAAGAAGGCGCGGACGTTGAGGCCGTCGCCGTCCTTCGGGATCGCGGGCGCCGGCGCCGGGAGCGAGGGCGCGCCGGCCGAGCCCGGGTGCGCGTAGAGGCACTTGGCGGGATCGAGCACGAACGGGGTCTGCCCGGTGGGGGTGATGCACCGCTCGACGCTGAAGCACGTGGTCGCCGCGCCGTTCACCATGGCCTCCGAGAACTCGGTGAGCTTCGCGGGGTCGGCGTCCATGGGGGCGCAGCGCCCGGCCTTGCAGGTCTCCTCGGACTTGCAGTCGATCTTGTCGAAGCACGCGAACGAGAGGGGCATCGGCAAGAAGATGATCTTGTCGGGGGAGTAGGTCTGGCGGGTCGAGCGGAGGATGCGCCCCTTCGCGGCGTTCGTGCCGAGCTCGATGCGCGTGTTCACGCAGTCCGCGAACTGGTCGACCGCGGTCGACTCGAGGCGCTCCTCGGAGTAGCCAGCCACCGTGATGGTCACGGGGAGACCGCGGTTGTCGGCGCTGATCGGGAGCGTGCCGAGCGTCTTGGGGAGCTGCACCTTGCCGTCGTAGACGCGGTAGCTGTCGCACTTCACCTGGGTGCCGCCGACGAGGACGTCGACGCGGATGGTCTTCAGGTCCTTCGGGACGCGCACCTGGGTGGAGATGCCGGCGACGAACTCGGTCTGCTTCTTTCCTTCACAGCCCGACCACGCGAGCCCTGCGAGGGAGATGATGCCAAGCGTAACGGCGCGACGGAGGCTCATGGTGCAAACTCTCCAGAGGGGCGGGAGACAGGAGGATAAGGGGAGAATATGGGGCGAGAGGACGAGGACGAGGCCTACTGGTGCTCTACGATGAAAGGCGAGAGCGTGCCACGGTACGGCTCCTGGTCCTTCGGCGCGAAGAGCACGGCGGCCGCGCCGATGCCCACGCCGATGACCACCACGGTGCCGATGAGCCACGGCACGAAGCTCGGCTGCTTGTCCTCGTTCAGCACGGCCGTGACCGGGCGCTCGCCACCCTTCGGCACCTCGACGTCGAGGTTGAAGGTGTAATATCCATTCTTCTTGGCGGTGACGACGTGGGGGCCCGCGTCGACCGCGCCCTCGAAGCGGGTCGACCCGACGACCTTGCCGTCGATGAGGATGACCGCCCCCTCCGGCTTGGTGGTCACCACGAGCTTGCCCTGGCGCTGCTCCTTCGAGAGCCCAAGCGTGACGGCCGCGGACTCGCCCTCCTTCAGGAACACCGACTGCTTGGCAGTGGAGAAGCCGGGCGCCGACGCCTCCACGACGTAGGGCTCGGCGCGCACGACGAGGCGACCGGTGTACGGCGCCGCGCCCACCTCTTTGCCGTCGACGCGCACGGTGGCGTTCGGGGCGCCGCTCACCTGCACGGTGACGGTGGTGAGCTTGGCCACCGCCTCGAGCTTGAGCTCGATGGGCTCGGGCTTTTTGCCCTGCGGGAGCGAGCGGACGGCCGCGGCGTCGATGAAGCCGGGCTTCTTCGCGGCGAAGCGACGCTCGCCGATGTCGACGCGCTGCGGCGGCAGCGGAGACACGCCCACCTCCACGTCGTCGACGAAGACCTTCGCGCCGGGCTCGGACACAGTGATGGGCACCTCGACGACGAACGTCTCGAGGCCGGCCGCGGTGTCCTTCACCCGGGTCTCCTCGGCCGCTTCGAGCTTGCCCGCGGCCTCGGCGAGCTCGCGCTTCAGCGTGGCGATCGCGCGGGCGTACTGGCCCGTGTTCTTCTCGCAGATGGCCACGTTGAAGAGCACGCGGGGGTTCTTCGACTCGTTGTAGACGTCGAGAAACTCGGTGCGCGCGGCGCCCCAGTTTCCGGCGCCGAAGAGCACGAGCGCCGTGTCCCATTTGGAGTGCACCGACGCCGGCAGGTCCTCGCGGATGGTCTTGGACTTCACCTTGGCGGCCCGAGGCTGGGCCAGCGCCATGGGGGGGACCGACGCGGCGAGGACCGAGCCGAGGAGTACGCACGTGACCGCGCGCTGAAACGGAAGTCGAAGGAGGGATCGCATCGGGTTCGTTCTTCGGTCGGGGTGCGGAGCAAGCGGGCGGCGGACGGCGCGCGTCGCGGGGATCGCGCGATCCCGCGAGCGGCGCACAGGTGCTCCCTGGTTGTAGCGGAGGATCGCGCGGAGCGGGGTAAATCCGCAGGTTGATCGCGCTCACGAGCTCACGAGCTCACGAGCTCACGAGCTCACGAGCGCGAATCCCAGGTTGCGGGCAGTCAGCGACGCGGTATCTCCCCGCGGGCTGAAGCCCGCGGGTGCGTGCAGAGATGGGACCTGCAGAACCGGTCAGTTCGCCAGGCCCTGCTGGACGGCCCGCAGCGCCGACGGACGGGCTTCGCGCTCGGGGCGCCCGGCGAGGTGGCGGCCTTGGGCTGGCCGGCCGGGTTGGTCGGGCCGCTCGAAGCCGTGGCGCTCGGCGCGGCGCTCGCCACGGCCGACGGCGGGGGGCGACGGCCGAAGGCGGCGGGGCCGCGGTCACCACGGCGGACGCGACGCCTCGCACGGGGTCGGGGGTCGCCTGCTGACCGCCGCTCGGCCGCGTGACCAGGATGGCGACGACGACC of Myxococcales bacterium contains these proteins:
- a CDS encoding PEGA domain-containing protein, with translation MRSLLRLPFQRAVTCVLLGSVLAASVPPMALAQPRAAKVKSKTIREDLPASVHSKWDTALVLFGAGNWGAARTEFLDVYNESKNPRVLFNVAICEKNTGQYARAIATLKRELAEAAGKLEAAEETRVKDTAAGLETFVVEVPITVSEPGAKVFVDDVEVGVSPLPPQRVDIGERRFAAKKPGFIDAAAVRSLPQGKKPEPIELKLEAVAKLTTVTVQVSGAPNATVRVDGKEVGAAPYTGRLVVRAEPYVVEASAPGFSTAKQSVFLKEGESAAVTLGLSKEQRQGKLVVTTKPEGAVILIDGKVVGSTRFEGAVDAGPHVVTAKKNGYYTFNLDVEVPKGGERPVTAVLNEDKQPSFVPWLIGTVVVIGVGIGAAAVLFAPKDQEPYRGTLSPFIVEHQ